The sequence below is a genomic window from Silene latifolia isolate original U9 population unplaced genomic scaffold, ASM4854445v1 scaffold_20.1, whole genome shotgun sequence.
ATGAGCTGTAATAACCTCAAATCGACTGTACTTACGACAATGTGTTTCCGCTACATGATCTCGATTAGCAACCTTCTTTAGGATCTCAATCCGATCTCCTGTCAACAGTACAAAGGTTGGAGAAAGCCGTTGGGTCTTCTCATTTAgcgcatcatcatcatcatcaccatcatcaaccACTTGTGAAAATGAAACAAGTGGGTCTACCTTTGCAGGCTTATATTTTAAGGCTAGACGGTCCATGTATGGTGCTACCTCAAGTGGCTCGCCTCGAGCAAAGCGACCCCACTCCTTGATGAAATGGAATAAACTCCTTCCGTCCATAAGGACGTGAGAGAAATGAATAGCAACACAAATGCCACCACAACCAAATGCCGTGGCTTGCACACAAAGCAAAGGAAGTTGTTGGATTGGCGAGTTTGCATAATCAATGTGAGGTATAAGATCTCTGAACATTGATGTTGAACTTTCAACAAAATCACCGAAATCGCTGATATTATCGGTTGATTCAGCTTCTATAAGCTCTGCGCCCATGGCCTTGCAATCCAGTTCAAGTCGGCTGCCTTCAATCCAGCTTAACCGACCAGCCAATGGATAGAACGGGACCAATACCCGGCTCAGAGAGTCTTTCAAAGTATTGATCACTTTGTTTTTCAATGGGTCGACCCAATCTTCGTGACTAGGTCGATCATAGAAATACAACACAGATGTATGGCTAATCACTCCGACTTGATCTAAATCTGATAAGGGGAGTATGCCTTCCCTTGTTGGCTCAGCCGGCAATACCACATGCGTGGCTTTCAATGTCACTcccatttcctttttctttttcttgtgttttttttttttaaaaaccttttTATTCTCTTTGAGGATACTGCAGTGCCAACCCTTCttttctctctatatatatatactagtacAAGACTAATGCTGACAGACATTAAGGGTGATAGATCATCTTGCTTGTGAGTTGTGACCTCTGAAAGCCCTCTCCCACTtatttttgtgagaggtcacaagtttgtgataaaatagtgcggttacaatgagaatttgtgtaattaaGGGTGTGGTCACTTCTGTTTGTCATGTGGTCTATATTATATGGAAAGGTGGAAAAATAGTGcagtcacaaatgagaatttgtgcaaaAGTGGAAAAATAGCTCCCTATATACACCCTCTCTCCTTATATGGGTATCCTCATTGTTGCACCAACCTTCCCATTATTTGAGGCTCTACTGTTTTTGGGGAAGGTCCCCAAAAAAAGTAAGacaatttgtgttacttttggggaggttcccCAATGTTTGTGTGAGAATTGAGGAGCTTC
It includes:
- the LOC141638550 gene encoding spermidine hydroxycinnamoyl transferase-like, which codes for MGVTLKATHVVLPAEPTREGILPLSDLDQVGVISHTSVLYFYDRPSHEDWVDPLKNKVINTLKDSLSRVLVPFYPLAGRLSWIEGSRLELDCKAMGAELIEAESTDNISDFGDFVESSTSMFRDLIPHIDYANSPIQQLPLLCVQATAFGCGGICVAIHFSHVLMDGRSLFHFIKEWGRFARGEPLEVAPYMDRLALKYKPAKVDPLVSFSQVVDDGDDDDDALNEKTQRLSPTFVLLTGDRIEILKKVANRDHVAETHCRKYSRFEVITAHLWRCMTLARELDPHQMMTLYVIADARSRLDPPLPSSYFGNAIIPVTARSRAGELLSMPLSYACSKVREAVEQMSSEYIKGTIESLGKEENLSKLQYMEDRGDLVGNSAQSSPDMWVTSSLNLLAQGLDFGWGKEVYAGPPTGLSDYRNTLVLPHYRWDGSVKLATWLQANDNSSKFIDFCIHGDAE